One genomic window of Candidatus Minimicrobia sp. QA0096 includes the following:
- a CDS encoding class I SAM-dependent methyltransferase: MEKFRGEQYITETGDFLNGVDHEANEKLNEEIADLRSEECRVKIGEKTDPAYNNPDKIQDIYNYLERGGAELKDVRKDIIHINLAAVALASVLEKIPFVRENKWGNIVDSYLEIFRDKFLYGKDQTDSRPWHNQRGSALTFLTISEAEDLSVFDETGEILSEDKYPTMSGPLDESVFDEKINGLLLTEIMIQDKVNNGVDKATAIEEVEKRISEVREFIQAPVTEKFSNVIRHCADSLGIRERVETVNSLSIDHLKKVAEKENHSIDDMLVMSFGCGTGLATLKMLKKLKDETGEAPTVILLDQDPLSLAAAQSLAKKWNLEDKIEVHCERLFSKLGKPLSLEGVLGNRKLDIAEDSGLREYLPDGVYKQLTRESLKFLRTGGLMITGNMNVNRPQKEFLHGLMGWVPKVRMRSIKEGFKLLQKSGIPKESIEATVTASGVYTVFAIET; encoded by the coding sequence ATGGAAAAATTTAGAGGCGAACAGTATATTACAGAAACAGGTGATTTTCTTAATGGAGTTGATCATGAAGCTAATGAAAAATTAAACGAGGAAATTGCGGATCTTAGAAGTGAGGAATGCAGGGTTAAAATTGGAGAAAAGACCGATCCTGCATATAATAATCCAGATAAAATTCAGGACATATACAATTATCTGGAACGAGGCGGAGCGGAATTAAAGGATGTTCGTAAAGATATTATCCATATAAATTTGGCGGCGGTAGCACTTGCGAGTGTCCTGGAAAAGATTCCTTTTGTAAGAGAAAATAAATGGGGTAATATTGTAGATTCATATCTGGAGATTTTTCGCGATAAATTTCTATACGGTAAGGATCAAACTGATTCGCGGCCGTGGCACAATCAGCGAGGTTCCGCACTGACGTTTTTGACAATTTCTGAAGCTGAGGATTTGAGTGTTTTTGATGAAACTGGCGAAATATTGTCAGAAGATAAATATCCGACTATGAGTGGTCCACTGGATGAATCTGTATTTGATGAGAAGATTAATGGTTTGCTGCTGACAGAAATTATGATTCAAGATAAAGTCAACAACGGTGTGGATAAAGCGACGGCTATTGAAGAAGTGGAGAAGAGAATTAGTGAAGTTCGAGAATTTATTCAGGCGCCGGTGACTGAGAAGTTTTCTAACGTCATTCGGCATTGTGCGGATTCGCTTGGTATTCGTGAGCGGGTAGAGACGGTGAATAGTTTGTCGATTGACCATTTGAAGAAAGTGGCGGAAAAAGAAAATCATTCGATTGATGATATGCTGGTGATGAGTTTTGGCTGCGGAACGGGACTGGCGACTTTGAAGATGTTGAAAAAACTTAAAGATGAAACGGGTGAGGCGCCGACGGTTATCTTGCTAGATCAAGATCCGTTGTCTCTAGCAGCGGCGCAGAGCTTGGCTAAGAAATGGAATTTGGAAGATAAGATTGAAGTTCATTGTGAACGATTATTCAGCAAGCTTGGCAAGCCTCTGAGTTTGGAGGGAGTTTTGGGCAATCGTAAGCTGGATATTGCGGAAGATTCTGGCTTGCGAGAATATTTGCCAGACGGTGTTTATAAACAATTGACACGAGAATCATTGAAGTTTTTACGAACCGGTGGACTAATGATTACTGGCAATATGAACGTAAATCGCCCACAAAAAGAATTTTTGCATGGACTAATGGGGTGGGTTCCAAAAGTTAGGATGCGCTCAATTAAAGAAGGCTTTAAATTGCTCCAAAAATCTGGCATACCAAAAGAATCTATTGAAGCTACAGTTACCGCGAGCGGCGTTTACACAGTTTTTGCAATTGAAACGTAG
- a CDS encoding response regulator transcription factor, whose amino-acid sequence MIKIAIIEDDPTISQMYRMKFESDGFDVRLAANGQIGIEVVEKFQPDIILLDLQMPEMDGAEALKRIRSKDWGKTIPVIVLTNLGEEEAPRDLKKLGIHSYIVKANLTPRQVVEQVKAAIKAA is encoded by the coding sequence ATGATAAAAATCGCTATCATTGAAGACGACCCTACCATCAGCCAGATGTACCGAATGAAGTTCGAATCGGACGGGTTTGACGTTCGCTTGGCCGCCAACGGACAAATCGGCATAGAAGTAGTCGAAAAGTTTCAGCCAGATATTATTTTGCTAGATTTACAAATGCCAGAAATGGACGGCGCGGAAGCCTTAAAGCGAATTAGGTCTAAAGATTGGGGCAAAACTATTCCCGTTATCGTCCTCACTAATCTCGGCGAAGAAGAAGCTCCGCGCGATTTGAAGAAATTAGGAATTCATAGCTACATCGTAAAAGCAAACCTCACGCCGCGCCAAGTTGTCGAGCAAGTCAAAGCCGCCATAAAAGCTGCTTAG
- a CDS encoding bifunctional 5,10-methylenetetrahydrofolate dehydrogenase/5,10-methenyltetrahydrofolate cyclohydrolase encodes MRELNGSELAGFIKERQAKQVRALRQAWHINPRLAIVTDVENPVIETYMRLKQRYGADILIDVEIHRVPAGGALEVIQELNNRDDVQGIILQLPISNPGQTEELLESIREDKDVDGLRKRAIFQAATPTAISWLLAGYGVDLKNKKVAIVGRGRLVGAPLEKMWLKSGVDVTVFEKGDDLSQLINYDIIVSATGVPGLIKSQMIKTKAVVIDAGTASENGKIVGDVSEEVRQRNDVIITPKKGGVGPLTVSALFDNVITACLKIANQSKN; translated from the coding sequence ATGAGAGAACTAAATGGCTCAGAATTAGCTGGATTTATCAAGGAGCGCCAGGCGAAACAGGTGCGAGCTTTAAGGCAGGCTTGGCACATTAATCCTCGTTTGGCAATTGTTACTGATGTCGAAAATCCAGTCATTGAAACGTATATGCGTTTGAAGCAGAGGTATGGCGCTGATATTTTGATTGACGTGGAGATTCATCGAGTCCCTGCGGGCGGTGCTTTGGAGGTGATTCAAGAATTGAACAATCGAGACGATGTTCAAGGAATAATTCTGCAATTGCCGATTAGTAATCCTGGTCAGACTGAGGAACTACTCGAGAGTATTCGAGAAGATAAAGATGTTGACGGTCTGCGCAAGAGGGCGATTTTTCAGGCAGCCACGCCAACGGCTATTAGTTGGCTGCTAGCTGGATATGGCGTTGACTTGAAAAATAAAAAAGTCGCAATTGTCGGGCGAGGCCGTTTGGTTGGTGCGCCTCTTGAGAAAATGTGGCTAAAGTCTGGCGTTGATGTGACGGTTTTTGAAAAAGGTGACGATTTATCTCAATTGATAAATTACGATATTATCGTGTCGGCAACTGGAGTTCCAGGGCTGATTAAAAGTCAGATGATTAAGACTAAGGCGGTTGTTATTGACGCGGGAACTGCTTCGGAAAATGGAAAAATTGTTGGCGACGTATCTGAAGAAGTGCGTCAGCGTAATGATGTAATTATTACACCAAAAAAAGGCGGAGTCGGTCCATTAACGGTTTCTGCGCTGTTTGATAATGTAATTACGGCTTGTTTGAAAATTGCGAATCAATCAAAAAACTAA
- a CDS encoding glycogen/starch/alpha-glucan phosphorylase, with amino-acid sequence MDPYIYTEKPKYQPHDIEDASEFYDVIERSSLTHQLSENRPYVYWTMEIYDKSNGIKGGGGLGVLAADTRRVAEKLEVPFVVVAPFYRSESHQKITDLAQEEFSESVSPQDYGFEYIDEVFVSSNGFPDASLSIFKKTLGSTQFVTISEPNFGQLYEGDGSGDHRLYQEVALGFGGYKALKLLGIKPAVIQLNETATIFAALARLDELCANGMNLYEAIVYVRKHTLYTNHTLLQAAEPEFHRSQFEKLVLPNIKSNAVRCWLMEQFRNDRLRPNLLAIELTEAKNGVSKLHARVANFRDRNNDKVKFQAITNGIDLETWMLPETLQTYRNHGIIDKFGLPTNDFSEKLDSLSSADLRYLKKLGRKELNRVLLSRKDQYGKSIQIPENAILFDFKRRFANYKRPYMPFENPDSLRQILISHNAHYILTGKVHQGDVTMYQKLLEVLKLIDNDPVLKERVHYIQDYDEELGRALAIGSDASINIPIVGLEACGTSWEKDVANLKLLISTSDGGVADVQPIACLEVTGRNYEAEVSSLYVNMHKAAAILKNDQLLEKHVRHQLSNYLPIISGARMMKDYLKFIFPKPQIQPKKEPQIKRIPIQ; translated from the coding sequence ATGGATCCATATATTTATACAGAAAAGCCAAAATACCAGCCGCATGATATTGAAGATGCGTCCGAATTTTATGATGTAATTGAACGAAGCAGCTTAACGCATCAATTGTCTGAAAACCGACCATATGTCTATTGGACGATGGAGATTTATGATAAATCCAATGGTATTAAAGGCGGCGGCGGACTTGGAGTTTTAGCGGCGGACACGCGACGTGTAGCTGAAAAATTAGAAGTTCCATTCGTAGTAGTAGCACCGTTTTACCGTAGCGAATCACACCAGAAAATCACCGACCTCGCACAAGAAGAGTTTTCGGAATCCGTTTCACCTCAAGATTACGGATTTGAATATATTGACGAAGTTTTCGTAAGTTCAAATGGATTCCCAGATGCAAGCTTAAGCATTTTTAAGAAGACGCTCGGTTCAACACAATTTGTTACAATTTCAGAACCGAACTTTGGACAATTGTACGAAGGCGACGGATCTGGCGATCATAGACTATACCAAGAAGTAGCGCTGGGATTTGGCGGCTATAAAGCATTAAAGCTCCTCGGTATTAAGCCGGCTGTTATTCAACTTAATGAGACCGCAACGATTTTTGCTGCATTGGCACGACTAGACGAGCTGTGCGCTAACGGAATGAATTTATACGAAGCCATCGTTTACGTTCGCAAGCACACACTTTATACAAACCATACGCTTCTTCAAGCGGCCGAACCGGAATTTCATCGTTCGCAATTTGAAAAATTAGTTCTGCCAAATATAAAGAGCAACGCCGTACGTTGCTGGCTAATGGAACAATTTCGCAACGACAGACTGAGGCCGAATCTTTTGGCAATTGAACTTACTGAAGCGAAGAATGGTGTAAGTAAACTACACGCCCGTGTAGCAAATTTCCGCGACCGCAACAACGACAAAGTTAAATTTCAAGCCATTACTAATGGAATAGATCTCGAAACGTGGATGCTACCTGAAACATTGCAAACATATCGCAATCATGGCATTATCGATAAATTTGGGCTGCCCACAAATGATTTTTCTGAAAAATTAGACTCGTTGAGTAGTGCGGATTTGAGGTATTTGAAAAAACTCGGTCGAAAGGAGTTGAATCGAGTCCTATTGAGTCGCAAAGATCAGTACGGAAAATCCATACAAATCCCAGAAAATGCAATATTATTCGACTTCAAGCGAAGATTCGCCAATTACAAACGACCTTATATGCCGTTTGAAAACCCAGATTCATTACGACAAATTCTCATTAGCCATAACGCGCATTATATTCTGACAGGAAAAGTTCACCAAGGTGACGTGACGATGTATCAGAAATTGCTCGAAGTATTAAAATTGATTGACAACGATCCAGTCCTCAAGGAGCGTGTTCATTACATACAAGATTACGATGAAGAGTTGGGGCGAGCGTTAGCAATCGGCTCAGATGCCTCGATAAATATTCCTATTGTCGGATTAGAAGCGTGCGGCACTTCATGGGAGAAAGACGTCGCCAACTTGAAACTCCTCATCTCCACTAGTGACGGCGGCGTTGCTGATGTCCAGCCAATCGCTTGCCTCGAGGTTACCGGGAGAAACTACGAAGCCGAAGTTTCATCTCTGTACGTCAACATGCATAAAGCTGCCGCTATTTTGAAAAATGATCAATTATTGGAAAAACATGTTCGCCACCAATTAAGCAACTATTTGCCAATTATCTCTGGCGCTCGAATGATGAAAGATTATCTCAAATTTATTTTTCCAAAACCGCAAATCCAGCCTAAAAAAGAACCACAGATCAAGCGAATTCCTATTCAATAA
- a CDS encoding helix-turn-helix domain-containing protein — MKDKYLQKIGNLIAENRQKQGLTQTQLAEAIGTSQSAINRIENGGQNISIDMIARISEVLNNNIVTVNHSGKMNFKVTGGKKLSGEIQVKTSKNAAVGLLCASLLNKGKTTLRKVARIEEVNRIIEVLNSIGVKTRWLDGSDLEIVPPARLKLEDMDIAAAKRTRTVIMFLGPLLHQYDDFKLPFAGGCNLGKRTVEPHLSGLRHFGMNVTAETDYYHAKTDVNSGDRTILLTERGDTVTENIIMAAALSPNTTIIRNASPNYMVQDVCFFLKKLGVKIEGIGTTTLKITGRKRISKNLDYYPSEDPIEAMSFIAAAAVTDSEITVRRAPIEFLEIELATLAEMGLKFELSKEYFANNGQTRLVDIKLRRSKLQAAKDKLHALPFPGINMDNLPFLGLIATVAEGRTLVHDWSYENRAIYFTELSKLNAQIELVDPHRVYITGPTRWKPADVVAPPALRPSVVILLAMLAAPGVSILRDVYSINRGYEELATRLNSLGAEIEVIIE; from the coding sequence ATAAAAGACAAGTATCTTCAAAAAATCGGCAATTTAATCGCTGAAAATCGTCAAAAACAGGGGCTAACTCAGACTCAGTTGGCTGAAGCAATTGGTACATCTCAGAGTGCTATTAATCGCATTGAAAACGGAGGTCAGAATATTAGTATTGATATGATCGCTCGAATTAGCGAGGTGCTTAATAACAATATCGTAACCGTAAATCATTCCGGAAAAATGAATTTTAAGGTCACTGGCGGCAAAAAATTGTCTGGTGAGATACAAGTTAAGACTAGTAAAAACGCTGCAGTAGGTCTTCTTTGTGCGAGTTTGTTGAATAAGGGAAAAACGACGCTTAGGAAAGTGGCGCGAATTGAGGAGGTCAACCGAATTATCGAGGTTTTGAATTCGATTGGTGTTAAAACTCGCTGGTTGGACGGTAGTGATCTTGAGATCGTGCCGCCAGCGCGCTTGAAACTTGAAGATATGGATATTGCTGCGGCGAAGAGAACTAGGACGGTAATTATGTTCCTTGGTCCGCTACTGCATCAATATGACGATTTCAAATTGCCGTTTGCTGGCGGCTGTAATTTAGGCAAGCGCACGGTCGAGCCGCATCTTAGTGGTTTGAGACATTTTGGAATGAACGTTACGGCGGAAACTGATTATTATCACGCAAAAACTGATGTCAATTCTGGCGATCGAACGATTTTGCTGACGGAGCGCGGCGATACGGTGACGGAAAATATCATTATGGCTGCGGCGTTGTCGCCAAACACTACCATCATCCGCAACGCTAGCCCAAATTACATGGTTCAAGACGTCTGCTTCTTCTTGAAGAAGTTGGGTGTGAAAATTGAGGGAATTGGTACGACAACCTTGAAAATCACGGGTCGTAAACGAATTAGTAAAAATCTGGACTATTATCCGAGCGAAGATCCGATTGAAGCGATGAGTTTTATTGCGGCGGCTGCAGTGACGGATTCGGAAATTACTGTTCGTCGTGCGCCGATTGAGTTCTTGGAAATTGAATTAGCGACATTGGCGGAGATGGGTCTTAAATTTGAACTCAGCAAGGAATATTTTGCTAATAATGGACAAACTCGTTTGGTTGATATTAAATTGCGGCGTTCCAAACTCCAGGCAGCCAAGGATAAGCTACACGCCTTGCCGTTCCCGGGAATTAATATGGACAATTTGCCGTTCTTGGGGCTTATTGCGACGGTAGCTGAGGGACGCACGTTGGTTCACGACTGGAGTTACGAGAACCGAGCAATTTACTTTACAGAGCTCAGTAAACTAAATGCACAAATTGAACTGGTTGACCCACACCGTGTTTATATCACTGGTCCAACAAGATGGAAGCCGGCCGACGTTGTTGCTCCGCCAGCGCTTCGTCCGTCCGTTGTGATACTTTTGGCAATGCTTGCTGCTCCAGGTGTGTCGATTCTGCGCGATGTATATTCGATTAATCGCGGATACGAGGAATTGGCGACACGCTTAAACTCGTTAGGTGCTGAGATTGAAGTGATTATTGAATAG
- the glyA gene encoding serine hydroxymethyltransferase produces MKDKQIEELIKAEKKRQTDGLELIPSENYVSSDVLQALGSVFTNKYSEGYPGRRYYGGQENTDQVEQLAIDRAKKLFKADHANVQPHSGAQANEAVYYAWCEPGDTILAMDLAHGGHLTHGAPVTRSAREYNFIRYGIKNIDTGEIDYEEIRQLALKHKPKIILAGFSAYPRELDYEKFAEIGNEVGAMLMADMSHIAGLIVSGVAKNPFDYGFHVITTTTHKTLRGPRGGLILSRGIVGNPLKKPEKTLENLPTLIDRAVFPGTQGGPHMHTIAAKAVAFGEALQSEFKDYAEQIVKNAKRLAEELQKRGFKLVTGGTSNHLILADIHSSFGIDGKEAEIAMDKIGLTLNANAIPDDPLPRFRPSGIRLGTPAVTTRGAEEDDMEKIAEWMRRSIDNRDNNEMLAELRKEVMEFCHTLRDI; encoded by the coding sequence ATGAAAGACAAGCAAATTGAAGAACTTATAAAAGCAGAAAAAAAGCGTCAAACGGACGGCCTGGAACTAATTCCTAGCGAGAATTACGTTTCGTCAGATGTACTTCAGGCGCTCGGTAGTGTTTTCACTAATAAATATTCAGAAGGCTATCCTGGTCGACGCTATTACGGTGGACAAGAAAACACCGATCAAGTCGAACAACTGGCGATTGACCGCGCTAAGAAACTTTTCAAAGCAGATCACGCTAACGTCCAGCCACATTCTGGCGCACAGGCTAATGAGGCGGTTTATTACGCTTGGTGCGAGCCTGGCGACACTATTCTGGCTATGGATTTGGCTCACGGCGGACATCTTACGCACGGCGCCCCAGTTACTCGTAGCGCCAGAGAGTATAACTTCATTCGCTATGGCATAAAAAATATCGACACTGGCGAAATTGACTATGAAGAAATTCGTCAATTAGCCTTAAAACACAAACCAAAGATCATTCTGGCGGGATTTTCGGCATATCCACGAGAGTTAGATTACGAAAAATTTGCCGAAATTGGCAATGAAGTCGGCGCCATGCTAATGGCAGATATGAGCCATATTGCGGGGCTAATCGTTAGTGGTGTTGCCAAAAACCCGTTCGATTACGGTTTTCACGTAATTACCACAACAACTCATAAAACTCTACGTGGACCACGAGGCGGGTTGATTCTTAGTCGAGGAATAGTTGGCAATCCATTGAAAAAACCAGAGAAAACTCTCGAGAATTTACCTACGTTGATTGATCGAGCGGTATTCCCTGGCACGCAAGGCGGACCACACATGCACACCATCGCTGCAAAAGCCGTAGCGTTCGGTGAAGCTTTGCAGTCAGAATTCAAAGATTACGCCGAGCAAATTGTCAAAAATGCAAAAAGACTGGCGGAAGAGTTGCAAAAGCGTGGCTTTAAGTTAGTAACTGGCGGCACCAGTAACCATTTGATTCTGGCAGATATTCACAGTAGCTTCGGCATTGATGGCAAGGAAGCGGAAATCGCCATGGATAAAATTGGTCTGACACTGAATGCCAATGCGATTCCAGACGACCCACTACCAAGATTTAGGCCAAGCGGTATTCGCTTAGGCACGCCAGCCGTCACGACGCGAGGCGCCGAAGAAGACGACATGGAAAAAATCGCAGAATGGATGAGGCGGTCAATAGATAATCGCGACAATAACGAAATGTTGGCTGAACTCCGTAAAGAAGTTATGGAATTCTGCCATACTCTACGCGATATTTAA
- a CDS encoding prepilin-type N-terminal cleavage/methylation domain-containing protein yields MTTKNIKNQGFTLVELLIVIVIIAILTVVSLVAYNGLQNQAKTSAAKSAADAVAKKAELYNTAKSKYPHQLSDLTNKTVTDGTSSVSQTGEPYYLDESTVKTTTTALADGHAPGEANTIEYKPCPDTGDATGAHVKYYNFSTSKVEERTIGSCAS; encoded by the coding sequence GTGACTACAAAGAATATCAAAAATCAAGGTTTTACACTAGTTGAGCTTTTGATCGTTATCGTGATCATCGCAATTTTGACAGTTGTTTCTTTGGTTGCATACAACGGTTTGCAAAACCAGGCAAAGACATCTGCTGCTAAATCTGCTGCTGACGCTGTTGCTAAGAAAGCTGAGCTATACAACACAGCAAAGAGCAAATATCCACATCAACTATCAGACTTAACAAATAAGACTGTTACTGATGGCACTTCTTCTGTTTCGCAGACTGGCGAACCATACTACTTAGACGAGAGTACTGTTAAGACTACTACCACAGCTCTTGCTGACGGTCACGCCCCAGGAGAAGCTAATACTATTGAGTATAAGCCATGTCCGGATACGGGTGATGCTACGGGTGCGCACGTTAAGTACTACAATTTCTCGACAAGCAAGGTAGAAGAGCGAACAATCGGTTCTTGTGCTTCGTAA
- a CDS encoding RCC1 domain-containing protein, producing the protein MIRQKNGYSLVLIVLMSTFILALLAGAMRVVTQSYVYSQEEYYYKLAQEAGEAGTAYANACLDSNGAEQSWGSVPGGIGPLRPETNCKGAVAFPGNRYVFENSKLRTTFEVGNLEASTKSAALSAATAQISSTGRVEITNGSGTVLKTYTAVVKKSVTWPADIDATRTVSGTYRTCAILSNNVWCWGNNDKYESNEYTMGQLGDGTTVSSNVPVKVRSVGDMRNGKIIDIFAAQFHSCVLTEFSSVRKIYCWGNNKFGQLGNGDFGDGKYSSVPVEVKPPTGALAADFAGNNISAIGGTGDVSCAIAAGKVYCWGSNNIGQLGYGSPGSPKSSATPVRINSGGPDRLPNNYSATKLSTGGSRSETMCVITTEKRAYCWGQARFGQLGIGVPHYSGYGNATRVKGLEDVTDISQDGYTWSGSPDYVTHTCAIAAGKVYCWGGAGRGQAGSPGSGTPKKHIEPRLVGGLPGVALQVEVGIAHSCALMNDAGTKKVYCWGDNRLGQLGANRADVQYSFTPRPVNVGPNGLPASESVVSLSAGANRGCAIMSDKRSYCWGLNDNGQIGDGTSGSENNRFSPTESLFLRPVQNRYIY; encoded by the coding sequence ATGATTCGACAAAAAAACGGCTATTCTTTGGTGTTAATTGTACTTATGAGTACTTTTATACTGGCGCTTTTGGCTGGAGCTATGAGGGTTGTAACTCAGTCGTATGTCTACTCTCAGGAAGAGTATTATTATAAGTTAGCTCAAGAGGCTGGCGAGGCAGGTACGGCGTATGCCAACGCTTGCTTGGATTCTAATGGAGCTGAGCAATCATGGGGTTCGGTTCCTGGTGGAATTGGTCCGCTTCGCCCGGAAACTAATTGCAAGGGGGCTGTAGCTTTTCCTGGTAATAGATATGTATTTGAGAATAGCAAGTTAAGAACGACTTTTGAAGTTGGCAATTTGGAAGCGTCAACTAAAAGTGCAGCCTTGTCGGCTGCTACCGCTCAAATTTCGTCAACTGGTCGCGTTGAAATAACAAATGGTAGTGGCACAGTCTTAAAAACTTATACTGCTGTTGTAAAAAAATCAGTTACTTGGCCAGCTGATATTGACGCAACGCGCACAGTAAGCGGCACTTATCGCACGTGCGCTATATTGTCGAATAATGTTTGGTGTTGGGGCAATAATGACAAGTATGAAAGTAATGAATATACTATGGGTCAATTGGGCGACGGAACTACTGTTAGTTCTAATGTACCCGTAAAGGTGCGTTCTGTGGGCGATATGAGAAACGGGAAGATTATTGATATATTTGCGGCACAATTTCATAGCTGTGTATTGACTGAATTTAGTTCTGTCAGGAAAATATATTGTTGGGGTAATAATAAATTTGGACAACTAGGTAATGGAGATTTTGGCGACGGCAAATATTCTAGTGTCCCAGTCGAGGTTAAACCGCCTACTGGCGCACTAGCTGCAGATTTTGCTGGAAATAATATTAGTGCAATTGGAGGAACTGGTGATGTTTCGTGTGCTATTGCTGCAGGAAAGGTGTATTGTTGGGGTAGTAATAATATAGGTCAATTGGGTTACGGGAGCCCCGGCAGCCCTAAGTCCAGCGCAACGCCAGTGCGTATTAATTCGGGCGGCCCCGACAGGCTTCCTAATAATTATTCTGCTACTAAGTTATCAACTGGCGGATCTCGTTCAGAAACTATGTGCGTTATAACCACCGAAAAAAGAGCTTACTGTTGGGGGCAAGCTAGGTTTGGGCAGTTAGGTATTGGTGTGCCGCATTATAGCGGCTATGGTAATGCTACCAGAGTTAAGGGCTTGGAGGATGTGACTGATATATCTCAAGATGGATACACTTGGTCGGGCTCTCCTGATTATGTAACTCACACCTGCGCTATTGCTGCAGGTAAAGTGTACTGCTGGGGTGGCGCTGGGCGCGGACAGGCTGGATCTCCGGGGAGTGGTACTCCTAAAAAGCATATTGAGCCGAGGTTGGTCGGTGGTTTGCCTGGGGTGGCACTGCAGGTTGAGGTTGGCATTGCTCATTCTTGCGCCTTGATGAACGATGCTGGTACTAAGAAAGTCTATTGTTGGGGCGATAACAGATTGGGTCAACTTGGAGCAAATAGGGCGGACGTTCAATATTCATTTACTCCTCGGCCAGTTAATGTTGGTCCAAATGGGCTTCCTGCTTCAGAGAGTGTAGTGAGTTTGTCTGCTGGGGCAAACCGCGGCTGTGCAATTATGTCGGACAAGCGCTCTTACTGTTGGGGATTGAATGATAATGGGCAGATTGGTGACGGAACTTCAGGTAGTGAAAATAATAGGTTCAGCCCGACGGAATCTTTATTCTTGCGTCCAGTACAAAATCGATATATATATTAA
- a CDS encoding type IV pilus modification PilV family protein, with translation MARLVGKSDGFTIVEVAVTLVVIGIFMAVILSMQAQVSQISVMNAQYNKASLLAYNNMRRYANDSAPSWFKCTDPPPIFRAPGSRYKVEESVGNIDGLPGTVKQEVYASAPYGCKSGTVSLGMPVKVESIVEYGLPSSGVGSGKKVVHATYVAF, from the coding sequence ATGGCGCGACTAGTGGGAAAAAGCGATGGATTTACTATTGTCGAAGTTGCAGTTACTCTGGTTGTTATTGGTATTTTCATGGCTGTTATATTGAGTATGCAAGCGCAAGTTAGCCAGATATCAGTCATGAATGCCCAGTACAACAAGGCGAGTCTTCTGGCATATAATAATATGCGTCGTTACGCGAATGATTCCGCTCCGTCTTGGTTTAAATGTACAGACCCTCCTCCGATCTTTAGGGCTCCGGGTTCTAGATATAAAGTTGAGGAAAGTGTGGGTAATATTGACGGGCTACCAGGAACGGTTAAGCAGGAAGTATATGCATCAGCGCCATACGGATGTAAGAGTGGAACGGTTAGCCTGGGGATGCCGGTTAAAGTGGAGTCTATCGTAGAGTATGGATTGCCAAGCTCTGGTGTGGGTAGTGGAAAGAAGGTGGTACATGCGACATATGTGGCGTTCTAA
- a CDS encoding prepilin-type N-terminal cleavage/methylation domain-containing protein: MNRGTGGYTIIELAIVVVVVAILASIAFVGGGRFLNLTKDQEQRADVSELSLRLERYYKYKNVSSIGHEYPSCADLIKDFSSIVGGDSLKKEMIKCNRSDWAGGNNGELLYEASNVDDGDCTKPASGPVSDVVAVTCVKYSIIYKEFSTGVEKKVDSVWRD, from the coding sequence ATGAATCGTGGGACGGGTGGTTATACGATAATTGAATTGGCGATAGTAGTGGTGGTTGTTGCAATTTTGGCTAGCATTGCCTTTGTTGGTGGCGGAAGATTTTTGAACCTAACTAAAGATCAGGAGCAGAGGGCTGATGTGTCTGAACTGTCCTTGAGGTTGGAACGATATTACAAGTATAAAAATGTTAGTTCTATCGGTCACGAGTATCCTTCCTGTGCTGATTTAATTAAGGATTTTTCATCAATTGTAGGAGGTGATTCTCTGAAAAAGGAGATGATCAAGTGTAATCGTAGTGATTGGGCTGGCGGAAATAATGGTGAGTTATTGTATGAAGCTTCGAATGTGGATGACGGCGATTGCACGAAGCCTGCGTCCGGTCCTGTGTCTGATGTTGTAGCGGTAACTTGTGTGAAATATAGCATTATATATAAAGAGTTTTCAACAGGAGTAGAGAAGAAGGTGGATAGTGTATGGCGCGACTAG